The [Pseudomonas] carboxydohydrogena genome includes a window with the following:
- a CDS encoding tautomerase family protein — MPEITINMAAGRTDEQKKGMMIDITAALVKNLGVEPDAVIIQINEAPLQHKMKGGKTYLERQRKA; from the coding sequence ATGCCCGAGATCACCATCAACATGGCCGCAGGCCGCACCGACGAGCAGAAGAAGGGCATGATGATCGACATCACCGCCGCGCTGGTGAAGAATCTCGGCGTCGAGCCCGATGCGGTGATTATCCAGATCAACGAGGCGCCGCTTCAGCACAAGATGAAGGGCGGCAAGACCTATCTGGAACGCCAGAGGAAGGCGTAG
- a CDS encoding cold-shock protein, whose translation MAMTGTVKFFNAERGYGFIKPDDGGRDVFVHITAVEKAGLKNLTEGQRITFEVEPDKKGKGPKAVDLVVSP comes from the coding sequence ATGGCAATGACGGGGACCGTGAAGTTCTTCAATGCGGAGCGGGGCTACGGGTTCATCAAGCCCGATGACGGTGGGCGGGATGTCTTTGTTCACATCACCGCTGTCGAGAAAGCGGGACTGAAAAACCTGACCGAAGGGCAGCGCATCACCTTCGAGGTCGAGCCCGACAAGAAGGGCAAGGGTCCCAAGGCGGTCGACCTTGTGGTCTCGCCCTAA
- a CDS encoding DUF3617 domain-containing protein has translation MTPRLILRTAALAATCGCIMAANAASLDDLPNRKPGLWEIKMVSADARMPQQTIQQCTDASTDADMRTTFSPMAKEMCSQQDMQKTATGYSIDATCNFHGIASTSHTEISGDFNSAYTVKVSTSRSDGPPGVAQAGDMTMNATWAGPCKDGQKAGDIIMPGGIKMNVNDMKALRAMIPQRAPLPHPH, from the coding sequence ATGACACCGCGTTTGATCCTCCGAACCGCCGCTCTGGCCGCCACATGCGGCTGCATAATGGCGGCCAACGCAGCCTCGCTTGACGATCTCCCCAACCGCAAGCCGGGCCTGTGGGAGATCAAGATGGTGTCCGCCGACGCGCGGATGCCGCAGCAGACGATCCAGCAGTGCACGGACGCCAGCACCGACGCCGACATGCGCACGACCTTCAGCCCGATGGCGAAGGAAATGTGCTCGCAGCAGGACATGCAGAAGACGGCGACCGGCTACAGCATCGACGCCACCTGCAACTTCCACGGCATCGCCTCGACCTCGCACACCGAGATCAGCGGCGACTTCAATTCCGCCTACACCGTGAAGGTCTCCACCAGCCGGAGCGATGGCCCGCCCGGCGTCGCGCAGGCCGGCGACATGACCATGAACGCCACATGGGCCGGCCCCTGCAAGGACGGGCAGAAAGCCGGCGACATCATCATGCCCGGCGGCATCAAGATGAACGTCAACGACATGAAGGCCCTGCGCGCGATGATCCCGCAGCGCGCGCCTTTACCTCATCCGCACTGA
- a CDS encoding 23S rRNA (adenine(2030)-N(6))-methyltransferase RlmJ — protein sequence MNYRHAFHAGNFADVIKHIVLTRILTYLHQKQAAFRVIDTHAGAGRYDLTGDEAQRSGEWRFGVARILQARFSDEARALVAPYLDIVRAFNPPRELVAYPGSPLIARALLRPQDRLVACEIQDAARKELIRNLSRDPQARVVDLDGWTALTAYVPPNERRGLVLIDPPFEDKDEFSRLAEKFAAAHAKWPTGIYMLWYPAKDRRGPDRLAREIASVAAARKGDGENCLRVEFSVAPQTADSGLVSTGLLIVNPPWTLASELKTILPELEKPLGLGGAGRYRIEAVRP from the coding sequence ATGAATTATCGCCACGCCTTCCACGCCGGCAATTTCGCGGATGTCATCAAGCACATCGTGCTGACGCGAATCCTGACCTATCTGCACCAGAAGCAGGCGGCGTTTCGCGTCATCGACACTCATGCGGGCGCGGGCCGTTACGACCTCACCGGCGACGAGGCCCAGCGCAGCGGCGAGTGGCGGTTCGGCGTCGCGCGGATTTTGCAGGCGCGGTTTTCGGACGAGGCGCGGGCACTGGTCGCGCCCTATCTCGATATCGTCCGCGCCTTCAATCCGCCGCGTGAGCTTGTCGCCTATCCCGGCTCGCCCCTGATCGCGCGGGCGCTGCTGCGGCCGCAGGACCGGCTGGTGGCGTGCGAGATTCAGGACGCCGCCCGCAAGGAGTTGATCCGCAATCTTTCGCGCGATCCGCAGGCCCGCGTGGTCGATCTCGACGGCTGGACCGCGCTCACCGCCTACGTGCCGCCGAACGAGCGGCGCGGGCTGGTGCTGATCGATCCGCCGTTCGAGGACAAGGACGAGTTCTCCCGCCTCGCGGAGAAATTCGCCGCGGCCCATGCGAAATGGCCGACCGGGATCTACATGCTCTGGTATCCCGCCAAGGACCGGCGCGGCCCGGACCGGCTCGCGCGGGAGATTGCCTCCGTCGCCGCTGCGCGCAAGGGCGACGGCGAGAACTGCCTGCGCGTCGAATTCAGCGTCGCGCCGCAGACGGCCGACAGCGGGCTAGTCTCGACCGGGCTTTTGATCGTCAATCCGCCCTGGACGCTCGCCTCCGAACTCAAGACCATCCTGCCCGAACTGGAGAAGCCGCTCGGCCTCGGCGGGGCCGGCCGCTATCGCATCGAGGCGGTTCGTCCCTGA
- a CDS encoding outer membrane protein: MLKKALGVAILALSSTASAQAADLSYRRQAQPYTVNQPLNGYSWAGPYLGANLGYNFGDVSNSGTSPSGFSGGIQGGYNWQFGTPWVFGLEADLQATGADDRFAAWKFSNPWYGTIRGRVGYAVNPNFMVYGTGGLAFGQLKGTMPGLSETHTTAGWTVGGGAEFALTNNWSLKAEYMYVDLDSSNFLITGLPNGYNFSTVRVGVNYHF; the protein is encoded by the coding sequence ATGTTGAAGAAAGCCCTCGGAGTAGCGATCCTGGCCCTGAGCAGCACCGCGAGCGCCCAGGCCGCCGATCTCAGCTATCGCCGTCAGGCGCAGCCCTACACCGTCAACCAGCCGCTGAACGGCTATAGCTGGGCCGGCCCCTATCTCGGCGCTAACCTCGGCTACAATTTCGGCGACGTCTCCAACAGCGGGACCAGCCCTTCCGGTTTCAGCGGCGGTATCCAGGGTGGCTACAACTGGCAGTTCGGCACTCCCTGGGTGTTCGGCCTCGAGGCTGATCTTCAGGCCACCGGCGCGGACGACAGGTTCGCGGCCTGGAAATTCTCCAACCCCTGGTACGGCACCATTCGCGGCCGCGTCGGCTACGCCGTCAACCCGAACTTCATGGTCTACGGCACCGGCGGTCTGGCCTTCGGCCAGTTGAAGGGCACCATGCCGGGCCTCAGCGAAACCCACACCACCGCGGGCTGGACCGTGGGCGGCGGCGCCGAATTCGCGCTCACCAACAACTGGTCGCTCAAGGCCGAGTACATGTACGTCGATCTCGACAGCAGCAATTTCCTCATTACGGGGCTGCCGAACGGCTACAATTTCTCGACCGTGCGTGTCGGCGTGAACTATCACTTCTGA
- a CDS encoding ribonuclease T2 — protein MIRFWRGLRRGLASLALVSGALLLASANASAQDHRQNAPGAFDFYVLSLSWSPSFCEAARERGSNGRGTQAQCGGRPYSFVVHGLWPQYERGYPEYCQRPAPRLDRNVMRSMLDLMPAPGLIYNEWDKHGTCAGLGARAYFETIRKARAAVKIPEEYLDLAAPKTVSPNEVEEAFIKANPGLSASAIAVRCDSRRLGEVRICMNKDLQFRACEQVDRSACRRNQIVMPPMRGG, from the coding sequence ATGATCAGATTTTGGAGAGGTTTGCGCCGGGGGCTGGCTTCGCTCGCTCTCGTCTCGGGCGCGCTGCTGCTGGCAAGCGCGAACGCATCCGCGCAGGATCATCGTCAGAACGCGCCGGGCGCTTTCGATTTCTACGTGCTGTCGCTGTCGTGGTCGCCGTCGTTCTGCGAGGCCGCGCGCGAGCGCGGCAGCAACGGGCGCGGCACGCAGGCCCAGTGCGGTGGCCGTCCCTACTCGTTCGTGGTGCATGGGCTGTGGCCGCAATACGAGCGCGGCTATCCCGAATATTGCCAGCGGCCCGCGCCGCGCCTCGACCGCAACGTGATGCGCTCGATGCTCGATCTGATGCCCGCGCCGGGGTTGATCTACAACGAGTGGGACAAGCACGGCACCTGCGCGGGGCTTGGCGCGCGCGCCTATTTCGAGACCATCCGCAAGGCTCGCGCCGCGGTGAAGATTCCGGAAGAGTATCTCGATCTCGCCGCGCCCAAGACGGTGTCTCCGAACGAGGTGGAGGAAGCCTTCATCAAGGCCAATCCGGGGCTGAGCGCCTCCGCCATCGCCGTGCGCTGCGACAGCCGCAGGCTCGGCGAAGTGCGGATCTGCATGAACAAGGATTTGCAGTTCCGCGCCTGCGAGCAGGTCGACCGCAGCGCCTGCCGTCGCAACCAGATCGTGATGCCGCCGATGCGCGGCGGCTAA
- the uvrC gene encoding excinuclease ABC subunit UvrC, with product MNSDDHERSMAAPGRSVDDPVAGSPQPAGAPAGSSDVPPQDSDLAVTNPEEDDSALPEPVEDEAEWGGESRLGVGRAVIEQAVKLAPISPGVYRMLSEAGDVLYVGKAKNVKKRLSSYARPTGHVVRIARMIAMTANVEIVSTATETEALLLEANLIKQLRPRFNVLLRDDKSFPYILITGDHWAPQLVKHRGAQTRPGRYFGPFASVGAVNRTLTALQRAFLIRSCTDSFFEGRTRPCLLFQIKRCAGPCTGEIDFPAYTGLVREATDFLSGRSRAVKGQLAKEMEAASAELEFERAALYRDRLAALSAVQAQQGINPRTVEEADVFAIHQEGGYSCVEVFFFRTGQNWGNRAYFPRADKSLTAEEVLGSFLSQFYDGKPPPKLVLLSHRIEEEELLASALTVKAGFKVEVLTPQRGEKKELVNHALTNAREALGRKLADTATQTRLLDSLVSALQLQKPPRRIEIYDNSHIQGTNAVGAMVVAGPEGFMKNQYRKFNIHSENLTPGDDYGMMREVLQRRFKRLLSADAGAQAKDDDVPQWPDLVIIDGGLGQLNAVRQIFDELGVAGVSLMSVAKGPDRDAGRETLFLPDRPAIKLEPRDPVLYFIQRLRDEAHRFVIGSHRKLRKKDIREAGLQEIPGIGPARKRALLHHFGTLKEIERASLADLGKVPGVSAESARRIHDFFHPARS from the coding sequence ATGAATAGCGACGATCATGAAAGATCGATGGCCGCGCCAGGGCGGAGCGTTGATGATCCGGTGGCAGGTTCGCCGCAACCCGCCGGCGCGCCGGCGGGTTCCTCCGATGTCCCGCCGCAGGACAGCGATCTTGCCGTGACCAATCCGGAGGAAGACGACTCCGCGCTTCCCGAGCCGGTGGAAGACGAAGCCGAATGGGGCGGCGAGAGCCGCCTCGGGGTCGGCCGCGCCGTGATCGAGCAGGCGGTGAAGCTCGCGCCGATTTCGCCCGGCGTCTACCGCATGCTCAGCGAGGCCGGTGACGTGCTGTATGTCGGCAAGGCCAAGAACGTCAAAAAACGGCTTTCGTCCTATGCCCGCCCCACCGGCCATGTGGTGCGGATCGCGCGCATGATCGCGATGACGGCGAATGTCGAGATCGTCTCGACCGCGACCGAGACCGAGGCGCTGCTGCTGGAGGCGAACCTCATCAAGCAGTTGCGGCCACGCTTCAACGTGCTGCTGCGCGACGACAAGTCGTTTCCCTATATTCTCATCACCGGCGATCACTGGGCGCCGCAACTCGTCAAGCATCGCGGCGCGCAGACCCGGCCCGGCCGATATTTCGGACCGTTCGCCTCCGTGGGCGCGGTCAACCGGACGCTGACGGCGTTGCAGCGTGCGTTCCTGATCCGCTCCTGCACGGATTCGTTCTTCGAGGGCCGCACCCGGCCTTGCCTGTTGTTCCAGATCAAGCGCTGCGCGGGTCCATGCACCGGCGAGATCGACTTCCCCGCCTATACCGGACTTGTGCGCGAGGCGACCGACTTCCTCTCCGGCCGCAGCCGCGCGGTGAAGGGGCAATTGGCGAAGGAGATGGAGGCGGCCTCCGCCGAACTCGAATTCGAACGTGCCGCGCTGTATCGCGACCGTCTCGCCGCGCTGTCGGCTGTGCAGGCGCAGCAGGGCATCAACCCGCGCACGGTGGAGGAGGCTGATGTGTTCGCCATCCATCAGGAGGGCGGCTATAGCTGCGTCGAGGTGTTCTTCTTCCGCACCGGACAGAACTGGGGCAACCGCGCCTATTTCCCGCGCGCCGACAAGTCGCTGACGGCTGAAGAAGTGCTGGGCTCGTTCCTGTCGCAATTCTACGACGGCAAGCCGCCGCCGAAGCTGGTGCTCCTCTCCCACAGGATCGAGGAAGAGGAATTGCTGGCCAGCGCGCTCACCGTCAAGGCCGGATTCAAGGTCGAGGTTTTGACGCCGCAGCGCGGCGAGAAGAAAGAACTGGTCAATCATGCGCTGACCAATGCGCGCGAGGCGCTGGGCCGCAAGCTCGCCGACACCGCGACGCAGACGCGGCTGCTCGACAGCCTCGTGAGCGCGCTGCAACTGCAAAAGCCGCCGCGCAGGATCGAGATCTACGACAACAGTCACATTCAGGGCACCAACGCGGTCGGCGCCATGGTGGTCGCGGGGCCGGAAGGCTTCATGAAAAACCAGTATCGCAAATTCAACATCCACTCCGAGAATCTGACGCCGGGCGACGATTACGGCATGATGCGCGAGGTGTTGCAGCGCCGATTCAAGCGGCTATTGTCGGCGGATGCGGGCGCGCAGGCCAAGGACGACGACGTTCCGCAATGGCCGGACCTCGTCATCATCGACGGCGGCCTCGGCCAGTTGAACGCGGTGCGCCAGATTTTCGATGAACTCGGCGTCGCCGGGGTGTCGCTGATGTCGGTCGCCAAGGGGCCGGACCGCGACGCCGGGCGCGAAACGCTGTTCCTGCCGGACCGTCCGGCCATCAAGCTGGAGCCGCGCGATCCGGTGCTGTATTTCATCCAGCGGCTGCGCGATGAGGCACACCGTTTCGTGATCGGATCGCACCGCAAGCTGCGGAAGAAGGACATCCGCGAGGCGGGCTTGCAGGAAATCCCCGGCATCGGCCCGGCGCGCAAGCGAGCGCTGCTGCATCATTTCGGCACGCTGAAGGAAATCGAGCGCGCCTCGCTGGCCGACCTCGGCAAGGTTCCGGGTGTGAGCGCCGAGAGCGCGCGGCGAATCCACGATTTCTTCCATCCCGCCCGGTCCTGA
- the hisS gene encoding histidine--tRNA ligase — MSDKKPKKPQKLRARLPRGLVDRTPSEIAATRAMVETIRAVYERYGFEPVETPAMEYTDALGKFLPDQDRPNEGVFSFQDDDEQWISLRYDLTAPLARYVAENFDTLPKPYRSYRNGYVYRNEKPGPGRFRQFMQFDADTVGSASPAADAEMCMMAADTMEALGIPRGSYVVKVNNRKVLDGVMESIGLGGDENAGRRLTVLRAIDKLDKFPVDEIKKLLGSGRWDGGEEGKGDFTKGAGLDSEQTEKIVVFALLQSGNVTELQDVTNLSSEKRSTVGKVLTFSSDDGDKSYFVESNKGVIDGMMTHFGSTQTAKDGIEELRQIATLAESSGYTRDRIRIDPSVVRGLEYYTGPVYEVELLLETKDEKGRPVRFGSVGGGGRYDGLVSRFRGEPVPATGFSIGVSRLQAALDYIHRDAPKKIDFGPVVVLVMDRNEIAQYQKFVTTLRNAGIRAEMYLGNPKNNLGVQFKYADRRNSPCVVIQGESERNNPRGEPVVVIKDMILGAEIATATSDRDAHLQKQMEAQVAVKESELVEGVRKVLARHNVSWQ, encoded by the coding sequence ATGTCCGACAAAAAACCCAAAAAGCCGCAAAAACTCCGCGCCCGCCTGCCGCGCGGGCTCGTTGACCGCACGCCGTCCGAGATCGCCGCGACCCGCGCGATGGTGGAGACAATCCGCGCCGTCTACGAGCGCTACGGCTTCGAGCCGGTCGAGACGCCTGCGATGGAATACACCGACGCGCTCGGCAAATTCCTGCCCGATCAGGACCGGCCGAACGAGGGCGTGTTCTCGTTTCAGGATGACGACGAGCAGTGGATTTCGCTGCGCTACGATCTGACCGCGCCGCTCGCGCGCTACGTGGCGGAGAATTTCGACACGCTGCCGAAGCCCTATCGCAGCTACCGTAACGGCTACGTCTATCGCAACGAGAAGCCGGGTCCGGGCCGCTTCCGCCAGTTCATGCAGTTCGACGCCGACACGGTGGGAAGCGCTTCGCCCGCCGCCGACGCCGAGATGTGCATGATGGCCGCCGACACGATGGAGGCGCTGGGCATTCCGCGCGGCTCCTATGTGGTGAAGGTCAACAACCGCAAGGTGCTCGATGGCGTGATGGAAAGCATCGGCCTCGGCGGTGACGAGAATGCGGGCCGCAGGCTCACGGTGCTGAGGGCGATTGATAAACTGGATAAGTTTCCGGTCGATGAGATTAAGAAGCTACTTGGTTCTGGCCGCTGGGATGGGGGTGAAGAAGGCAAGGGCGATTTCACCAAAGGCGCTGGGCTTGATTCCGAACAGACGGAAAAAATCGTTGTTTTTGCTTTGCTTCAGTCGGGCAATGTGACTGAGCTTCAGGATGTGACGAACCTGTCGTCGGAAAAGCGATCTACTGTTGGAAAAGTTCTCACGTTTTCGAGCGATGATGGCGACAAGTCGTATTTCGTGGAGAGCAATAAAGGTGTCATTGACGGAATGATGACCCACTTTGGTTCTACGCAGACAGCCAAAGACGGGATTGAGGAGTTGCGGCAAATCGCAACTCTTGCAGAGTCTTCCGGATATACACGAGACCGCATCCGCATCGACCCTTCCGTTGTGCGCGGCCTCGAATATTACACCGGCCCTGTCTATGAAGTTGAATTGCTGCTGGAGACGAAAGACGAGAAGGGTCGTCCGGTGCGGTTCGGCTCTGTCGGCGGCGGCGGGCGATACGATGGGTTGGTCTCGCGCTTCCGTGGCGAGCCGGTGCCCGCGACGGGATTTTCCATCGGCGTCTCGCGCTTGCAGGCAGCCCTCGACTACATCCATCGGGATGCGCCAAAGAAAATCGACTTCGGGCCAGTGGTGGTCCTTGTGATGGATCGCAACGAGATCGCGCAATACCAGAAGTTTGTCACGACGCTGCGCAACGCCGGAATCCGCGCCGAGATGTATCTCGGCAATCCGAAAAACAATCTCGGCGTGCAGTTCAAATATGCCGACCGCCGTAATTCGCCATGTGTTGTCATTCAAGGCGAAAGCGAAAGAAACAATCCACGCGGAGAACCCGTAGTTGTAATTAAGGATATGATTCTTGGTGCGGAAATTGCGACCGCGACAAGCGACCGCGATGCACATTTGCAAAAACAAATGGAGGCGCAAGTCGCGGTCAAGGAAAGCGAACTCGTCGAAGGCGTGCGCAAGGTGCTGGCGCGCCACAATGTGAGTTGGCAGTAG